A window of the Lactuca sativa cultivar Salinas chromosome 7, Lsat_Salinas_v11, whole genome shotgun sequence genome harbors these coding sequences:
- the LOC111894639 gene encoding putative F-box protein At1g47730: MSDNIPFHIQEEIMKRLPVRSLIQFRCVSKAWKSVIDSSAFIAAHSIHRHTHPQHLLVSYQDPIDEVNYVSFVDDHTLPQQRSLPIVPPFIKQLIHPKVVGSSHGLICFFGSDFTFTTGMAVLWNPSIRKSIDVVVPGRSFIGFGVCPVTSDPKIVSITQSWDYQNIETSYPCKVMVYTLSSGKWRNLSTNLPPKRLSSSGLVVITDQYIYWRAEVPTHNAIMSFDLTHENFEVIDLPDSLACREFGDLYTYKLRESLAMLQYKENICNVWTMDHGVQRSFTKLFTIKTPHEIVGFRKTGVPIMHVPNDDDDDDEGSKLVVYEPNSEQNNVLEMTGSPFSFYVKSYMETLLLFGRCDSTSY, translated from the coding sequence ATGTCAGACAACATACCTTTCCATATTCAGGAGGAAATCATGAAAAGGCTTCCCGTGAGATCACTGATTCAGTTCAGATGCGTCTCAAAAGCATGGAAGTCTGTGATCGATAGCTCTGCGTTTATTGCTGCTCACAGCATTCACCGCCACACTCATCCACAGCATCTGCTTGTATCATATCAAGATCCAATAGATGAGGTAAACTATGTTAGTTTTGTCGATGATCACACTCTCCCCCAACAGAGGTCTCTTCCGATTGTTCCACCGTTTATTAAACAACTGATTCATCCAAAGGTAGTTGGTAGCTCTCATGGCTTGATTTGCTTTTTCGGCTCTGATTTCACTTTTACAACTGGGATGGCTGTTCTTTGGAATCCTTCGATTAGAAAATCGATTGATGTTGTTGTGCCTGGCCGATCATTTATTGGTTTTGGGGTTTGTCCTGTCACTAGTGACCCTAAGATTGTTTCAATTACACAATCTTGGGATTACCAAAATATCGAAACTAGTTACCCTTGCAAAGTTATGGTTTACACGTTGAGCTCGGGGAAATGGAGAAATCTATCCACCAATCTGCCCCCTAAACGACTTTCAAGTTCGGGTTTGGTAGTAATTACTGATCAATATATCTATTGGCGTGCCGAGGTACCAACTCATAATGCGATTATGTCATTTGATTTGACTCATGAGAATTTTGAAGTGATAGACCTCCCGGATAGTTTAGCTTGCCGTGAGTTTGGAGACTTGTATACTTATAAGCTAAGGGAGTCTCTTGCCATGCTTCAGTACAAGGAAAACATTTGTAATGTATGGACGATGGATCATGGTGTTCAAAGATCATTTACAAAGCTATTCACAATAAAGACACCACATGAAATTGTGGGCTTTAGGAAGACTGGTGTACCTATAATGCATGTgccaaatgatgatgatgatgatgatgaagggtCTAAACTTGTTGTTTATGAGCCCAACTCAGAACAAAACAATGTTCTTGAGATGACTGGATCTCCTTTTTCTTTCTATGTGAAATCCTACATGGAAACACTACTTTTGTTTGGTCGGTGTGACTCTACTAGTTATTGA
- the LOC111894561 gene encoding F-box protein At2g21930 — protein MAYEDTDKQFKESANNSITLSVQKQSSQIFFSVVKKPSTISAQIPFHIQEEIMRRLPVKSLVQFRSVSKRWKSLIDSSEFIAAHSLYSHTQHQHLLVSHLDVSQEEDHVLFCQSYTDDDTFPKHRSDLTLPPLFAQRNFHPRVIGSSHGLLFLYNPAHECTRGMVVIWNPSIRKSIVVDVPANLDGVGVGQSLVYPFLTPALPQHHHRPIRRHYPPPPPWSAFSVNDLFRWKHEPFTIATTQSFQSNQMMFNQF, from the exons ACAAGCAATTCAAAGAGTCCGCCAACAACTCAATCACACTATCTGTCCAAAAAcagtcttcccaaatcttcttcTCTGTCGTTAAAAAGCCATCAACAATATCAGCCCAAATACCTTTCCATATTCAGGAGGAAATTATGAGAAGGCTTCCCGTGAAATCATTGGTTCAGTTTAGAAGTGTGTCAAAAAGATGGAAGTCTTTAATCGACAGTTCTGAGTTTATTGCTGCTCACAGTCTCTACAGCCACACTCAACATCAACATCTACTTGTATCGCATCTAGATGTGTCACAAGAGGAAGACCATGTCCTCTTCTGCCAAAGTTATACTGATGATGACACTTTCCCCAAACATAGGTCTGACCTGACTCTTCCTCCTCTGTTTGCCCAAAGAAATTTTCATCCAAGAGTAATTGGTAGCTCTCATGGCTTGTTGTTCTTGTACAACCCTGCTCATGAATGTACACGTGGGATGGTTGTTATTTGGAATCCTTCTATCAGAAAATCAATTGTTGTTGATGTGCCTGCCAACCTAGATGGTGTTGGTGTTGGG CAAAGTCTCGTCTACCCGTTTCTTACACCTGCTCTTCCCCAACACCATCACCGTCCTATACGCCGTCactatccaccaccaccaccctggTCTGCCTTCTCAGTTAACGACCTTTTTCGGTGGAAACATGAGCCTTTCACAATCGCCACTACACAATCTTTCCAATCAAATCAG ATGATGTTCAATCAATTTTGA